The nucleotide window ACTGTGATTCTGATCAACGGCAGGCGGCTGCCCGAAGTGGTGACAAGCGACTCGAGCCCCTTGCCTCCGGACGTGAATTTCGTGCCGCTCAGCATGGTTGAGCAGGTCGAGGTGCTCCCCACCTCGGCCTCGTCGCTTTATATGGGGAACCCTGTCGGCGGGGTGGTGAACGTCGTGCTCCGACCCGAGCAGGAAGGACCGGCCACTGAGATCAACACGACCTATGGCAACAGCCTCGGTGGCTTCGATGCCGCAAACACCTCGTTCTCGCTCCTGCACGCCAGGTCGCTTGCCGGAGGAAAGGTGAGACTGCGTATCCACGCAGGGATTACATCGATCACCCCTCCCACCGAGGCGGAACTACGCCACCATGCGCCCCTCACCGATCAGCCGGCCGACACCTTTGCGGCAAGCTATCGGGCGACGCCTGTCATCCGTACGGTGGATGGCAGTCCGTTGCTCGCCTCGAACCCGTCGTCTTTCGCATCGGTTGGTGCAGGCACGGGCGGGGACGCCGGACCTGTCGTGCTCAACCCGGGGGTGGTGTCACCAGAGGAGTTTTCCGGCTCACTGGGGCGTTCCCCGTCGATACAGACTCGTGATTACCTTTACGGCGCCGCTGAGAAGACGGTCTCATGGATGGGCGCACTGGTGTGGGATCCGGTTCCCTGGTTGCAGGTCGGTGTGGATGCGTTTTGGTCGAGGCGGACCCTCGAGCGGGGAACCGACATTCTCGCGGCTGACCTCCTGTGGCGTGCTACGTCCCCCGGCAATCCCTTCGGCCAGGACGTGAAGGTCTCACTCCTGGAGAGCCTTTCCCGGCTGGGGCCGGATTACAACCGCGCGCAGGTGGACTATGGGACAATCGTCGGCGGTGTGCTTGTCCGCCCATGGCGCTCACTGCGTCTTTCCTTCGACGCGCAGTATTCACGCAACACCACGCGAATGAGGAGCCTATCGGGTTTCGGCTACAACGAGGAGCGCTGGGAAGAGCTTCTCAATCTTGGTAAATATGACCCGTTGAGAGACACTCGGGCGACGGGGCCGTCGGCCGACTTTTATAATTCCGTGCTGATCTATCGCGAGGGGACCGGGAAGATGGTGCAGATCGGCGACTATTCGGTCCTCGACCTCGCCGTGCGCGGCGTGCTGAGCGAACTGCCGGCGCCAGGGGGTGAGGCGCTCGTGCATGCGGGCTTCGACTACCGGAGCAACCACCTCGAGGCCCAAAGGGAACAGCCGAGATACGGAGACGGTTCCGATGCGGGAGAACTCATCGCCTGGGCTGGCAGGACGCTCCCAAGGTACAGTGCCTTCGCGGAAGTGCAGGCCCCGCTTCTTCCGAATACGTGGCGTGTCGCGGGTATCCGAGCTGTCGAGACCGACCTGGCGGTGCGCTACATTGCCGCCGATACCTCCCGTGAAACCCATGTGGCGCCCACGGCGGCCCTCAAGGTGGATTTCGCAGGCGGCTTCTCCGTGCGGGGAAGCCTCACCTACGCCAACCGCTATCCCACGCCTCGGATGAGCAGGCGCATTTCCGACCTGCAGCCGGACACGGGCAGTGGAGTCGAGTACGCCAGCATCCTGGACCCGTTGAGACCTGGTCCGAATTACTTCGTGCGGGTGCTTTCGGCCGTGGATCCGCGTCTACGTCCCGAGTCCACTGTGACGCAGACCGCAGGGATTCTCTGGCAGAAGGGCAGCAAACGCCGCTGGCGGGTGTCGCTCGATTTCGTCGATACCACCAAGGAGGATGAACATGTCTTCCTCTCGCCGCAGACGCTGCTCTACCTCGAGGGCCTCTTTCCCGAGCGGGTGACACGCGCCCCCGGCCAACCGGCGGACAATGGGCGTCCCGGCCCCGTGACGTCGGTGCTCACCGGGACCACGAATGCCGCTTCGAGGGAATCGCAGAATTGGAACCTGTCGTTGTCACACCGCCGGGAGTCCACCTGGGGCGGCACCTTCGAGGTTTACGGACGATGGCTCTACTTCCATCGCTACACGCGGACGTTGTTTCCCAATGAGCCTGCGGTCGACGAATTGGATTCACCTGATGGCACGGCACCGGGACTCCTCCGCCACCGCGGCAAGGCGGGCGTCAGTTGGAGTCGTCGGGAATCCACGTTTGGCCTCGACTGGCGGTATTATCATCGACGCGTGCTGCCTGAGAAGGAGTGGGCGCTTCAGGGGGCGCGGGAAGTCGGTTCCCACTGGGAAAGCGACGTGTTTGTCCAGCAAGGTTTGCGTGCGTTTTTTCCCCGCCTGGCCAGGTGGAATATCACCGTGCAACTCCGAGTGAACAATGTCTTCGGGCGCGAATTTCCAAAGTATGCCGCCGAGCAGGCCAACACCGGTGTCCAGGCGTATGGCGACTGGCGGGGGCGCGCCTACTCGCTGAACGTCAAGGCCGAGTTCTGAGTCGTTCGGCACGTGCGGCAATACGAAGCGGGCGGAAGGTTGCGTTGGGCCGGTCAACTGGCATCTTCCGCGGCACACGCGCATGCACGAACGCCCCTCGGTTGTCTTCCTCACCTTCCTGCGCCAGGGACTGATCTCTTTTGGCGGGCCAATCGCGCACCTCGGGTATTTGCGGGATGAATACGTGAAGCGGCGCGGCTGGGTTTCCGACGCGGAATATGCGGACCTGGTGGCTCTCTGCCAGTTCCTGCCGGGGCCTGCCAGCAGCCAGGTGGTGTTCGGGTTGGGATTGCGACGGGCGGGGTGGCTCGGTGCGGTGCTTGCCTCACTTGGCTTTCTGCTACCCTCCGCAATCCTGATGATCGCATTTGGCGCGGGCGCGGCATGGACAACGGACTCGGGCTGGGCGCATGGCCTGAAGCTGGCCGCTGTAGCTGTGGTCGCCCACGCCGTGGTTGGGATGGCGAAGAATCTCCTGCGCGGCTGGCTTTTGTGGTTGCTGGCGGCGGGCGTCGGTTTTGCCTGCCTGGCGCTCCAGTCGCCGTTCGCCCAAGTGGGGGCCCTGGGTGTCGCCGCCCTCGTTGCGGCGGGGGTAAGGCGTAGTGAAATTGTGGATACAGTTCGGGTCAACCTCGCCTGGCCAACTGCCACCCGCATCGCCTGGGGCGCGTGGCTTGGCCTCCTGGGGGGCGCGTTCGCAATAGAAGCGCTCGTGCCCGGGACGCTCCTCGACCTGGTGGGAGGCATGTACCGTGCCGGCTCGCTGGTGTTTGGCGGGGGACATGTCGTTTTGCCTTGGCTGGAGACCCTGGTGGTTCCGGAATGGATGTCGCGCACCACGTTCATGACAGGTTATGGCGCAGCCCAGGCGATACCCGGGCCGCTGTTTTCCTTTGCCGGTTTTGTTGGCTCCGCTGCTGCGGGGGCCTGGATCGGCGTGGCGTGCGTGCTGGCGATCTTTGTGCCAGCGTGGTTGATCGTGGCCGGCGGTCTTCCGTGGTGGGAAAGACTCAGGGCTTCGGCGGGATTGCGAAGTGCCCTTGCCGGTGTGAATGCGGGTGTGGTCGGCCTTCTCGCCGCGACGTGGCTGGTCTCGCTTGCTCCTGTCGCTGCCAGAACCCTGCCCGATATTGCCGTCGCCACCGTCGGATTTGTCGCTATTCAGTGGTTTAGATGTCCCAACTGGCTGCTTGTCGGTGGCTGTGCAATCGCGGGCGAGGTCCTGTCGCGGTTCCAGTGAGCGGAAAACGCTGGCGCGGAACATCCGCCCCGCTCACCTTTTGGCCATGCGAATTCTCTTCATAGGTGGCACCGGGATCATTTCCACCGCTTGCACGGAGCTTGCCGTCAAGTTGGGTCACGAGGTGTTTGTCATGAACCGTGGCAACCGTGGCCTGCCGCAGGGCGCGAATGCGCTGGTGGCTGATTTGAAGGACCCGGCGAGCGTACAGACGGCGCTCGAAGGGCGGACTTGGGATGCGGTGGTCAACTTCCTGGCGTTTGGACCAGAAGATGTGGCAGCGGACATTGCACGTTTTTCCGGTCGGACCGGTCAGTACCTGTTCATCAGTTCCGCAAGCGCGTACCAGCGGCCTTCACGCCATTACCTGGTGACCGAAGGCACGCCCCTTTCAAATCCCTTTTGGGAATACTCGCGGCAGAAGATCGCTGCTGAAGAAGTGTTGATTCGCGCACACCGTGAGGCCGGTTTTCCCGGTGTGGTGATCCGGCCCTCGCTCACGTACAGCCGTTTCCAGGTCACGCTTGCGGTCAACAGCTGGGCGAAGAGTTATACCGTGGTGGATCGCATGCGGCGCGGCCAACCGGTGATTGTGCCGGGCGACGGCAGCTCCCTCTGGACAATCACCCATAACACCGATTTCGCGAAGGGCCTGGTGGGGTTGTTGGGGAATGCACAAACCCATGGGCATGCCTTCCACATCACGTCCGATGAAGTGATGACCTGGGACCAATACTACCTCGCCGTGGCGAAAGCGGCCGGGGTGGCGAATCCGAATCTGGTGCACGTTGCGTCGGACTTTCTCGCCGCCGGAGCACCTGAGATGCTTGGCACCCTGGTGGGCGACAAGGCAACTTCATGCGTCTTCGACAACAGCAAGATCAAGCGCTTCGTTCCCGGCTTTGAATGCACCGTGCCCTACCACGTGGGCATCGCGGAGACGATTGCCTGGTTCGATGCTGACCCGGCGCGTCGACAGATCGATGATGCCGCCAACGCGACCTACGACAGGCTGCTGGGCGTGTATTTGAAGGCCGTGGAGGAGGTGGGAAGGACGAAGATTTAAGGAGTAAATAAGATTTGAGAGAGGGTGGGAACGAGCCAGTTGTGTGATGAGTGGTGAGTGCTCGGTGACCATCACACCATGGACGCTGGGTGTGGTGAGCTGGGCCGAACGGAGCCCTGCTGACAACACCACGCGCAGCGACCCCGCCCTCTGCACTCCCCACTCTAGCCCCTCCCTGATCTAGCTGATCCCTGCTCTCGCCAATCCCCGGTCCCCGATCTCGCCGGTCCCCCTTCCTCCTTCATGCTTTTCAATTTCTCCTCCGCCGGCCCGGAAATGACCTCGCCCGTCGGCTTGAAGCGAGCGCCGTGGCAAGGGCAATCCCAGGTCTTCTCCGCGTCGTTCCAATTGACGATGCATTTCAGGTGCGTGCACACGGGGGACAGGAGGGTGAGCTCGCCATTTGGGTCTCGGTATGCTGCCACCTTCTTTCCGTCGAGCCCGAGAATCCGACCTTCTCCGGGAGGTACCTGGTCGGTGGAGTGACCTTCGGCCTTCGAGATCCGGTCGCGGATGAGGTGGTAGGGGTAGTCGAGGTTTTCCGTGAGGTAGGTCCAGGTGCCGCCTCGCACCTTTGCGCGATTGGCTTCAAAGAGCTCGGCCCACGGATTCGTGCGGCCCAAAAGCCTGTCGATGCACATCATCGCGGTGAGCGTTCCGAAAGTCATTCCATTGCCGGCGAAACCCGTGCCGATGAATTGTCCGGTGACATTTTCCCCGATGAAGGGCAGTCCGTCGACAGGTTCGATGACCTGGCCTGACCAGCGGTAGTCGATCTCGGCCTGGGGCAGCCAGTGCCGGAGGACCTGGGCGAGTTTCGCGTAAGGAAGCTCGGTGTCCTGTTCCTGGCCTGTCTTGTGGTCGGCGCCGCCGAGGATCGCGTAGTCGAATTCCGGATACGAATCGATCCTGAGGTAATGGTACGGATCGACCGTGTCCCAGAAGAGTGCCGGTTTCTGCGACCCCGGAGGAAGCTTGGCGCCAAGGACGTACGTGGTGTAGGGCGCAAGCTTCGTCTGGGTAAGCAGCGTCTTGAGCACCGGGGCGATGCCCGTGATCGGTTCGTGTGTGGCGACGAGCAACAGCCGGCCTTGCACCTGAAATTGGCCGGATCGGACCGTGGGCGGATCGTCCGTGCCCGATTCAACGGGGGAGTGCTCAAAAACATGGCTGCCCTCCCCGGGGATGGCTTTCAGCAGGGCCGCAAGGTACTTGCGCGGGTGGAAGGACGCCTGGTGATTGAAGCGAAGGCCGAAGCACCTGAAAAGCGGCACCGCGTTCTCTAGTTCGCACTCCACCTGGAGCGCCTGTGCGAGTTCTGTTTCCCGGCGAATCTCGTCAAGGGCTCCTGCGGTGTCGCCGATCATTGGCTCGATGAGATAGCCCGGCTTCCATTGGAAGTCGCACTTGATCTCTTCGGCCCGGATGTTGGCCACAATGCGGTCGATCGCAGCGATGCCCGCATCCCAGGTGGCCTTGGCGGCTTCCAAGCCAAACGTCTCCTTGATGTTGACGAGACGAATGTCGGTCGCGGCGGTGAGGTGGGCCGTGGTGCGGGCGGTCTCCCCGCACACGCACCGATCACGCTCCAGCAGCGCGACGGTGAGGCCCGCTTTCTTTGCCAGGTATGCCGCGGTGATTCCCGTGATTCCTCCGCCAGCTACAATCAGGTCCACCTCAAGATTGCGATCGAGGCGGGGGAAGAAAGGAAGCGGTGTTTCCAGCCAGGCGGGAGAATTCATAGGCGCTGACCCATCCTAGCGCGCCTGGAAACAAAACGCATGAGGGCACAATCGCGCCCTGGGGTCCGGTGAATTACTGTCCTGGAGAAGGCGGCGCCCGTTTCACGAAGGCAGGGCGCCGCCGGGCAAAACCAAACTCTTTAGCCGACGAGCGGGTACTTGAACGAGGACTTCAGGGTCACGCGCCGACCGGAGGCCTGGGACTCGCGTGCCGCCTCGATGATTTCGAGTACATGCAGGGCGTGTTCGCAGTTGATCAGGGGCTCCGTGCCCGTGGCAAGTGCCTCGGCCACGACCGAGCCACCCTCCTGCCAAACAAAACCCTTGGGATCAGTGCAGAGGGTCTGCGGGCCCTTGCCATCATCTGTCTCGAGGATCACGCCGTGCGGCGACCAATCGTAGCCGATCAGATGCATGTTGCCGCGGTTGCCCACGATCGAAACGGTGGGTTTGGTCTGGCCCTTACCTTCGTGGCCGTGGGGATCATAGTAGTGGAAGCCGCTCTGCACGTGCGAAAGGGCGCCGTTGACGTGTTCCATCAGCACCATGGCATTGTCTTCAGCGACGACATTAACCGGGTTCGAACGGTTCTCGACTTCACGTTTCGGCGAAAGCGTGTTGAGCATGGCCACGACCGTCTTCACGGGACCGAGAAGGCCGGTGAGGGTCGCCAGGTTGTACACCGCGAGATCAGGCAGGCTTCCGCCGTCCTTCTCATAGAAGAAGGCAGACCATTCCGGCCCCATGTGTCCGTAGTGACCGTGTGCGGCGGCAACCTGGCCCAGTTTGCCCTCGTTGATGGCGCGCGCCATGAAGGCGAACTGCGGGCTGTTCACGACGGCGGGAGCGCCCCACAGACGGAGGCCCTTGGAGCGGGCGAACTCGAGAAGCTCGCGGCCCTCGCCATAAGTGCTGGCGAGCGGCTTTTCACTCCACACGTTGCGACCTGCTTCCAGCGCGCGGCGGTTGATCCGCCCGTGCTGCTGCATGTCCGTGAGATTCAACAGCAAGTCGAACGCAGGACCATTGAAGAAAGCCGCCTCATCGTCGAAGAAATGCGGAATCCCGTACTCCTTCGCGCGTTTTTCCGCGCGGCCGGGGACCGCATCGCAGGCACTGACAAGCTCCGCGTGCGGGCATTTCGAGACGTGAGGAAGATATTGGGTGGAGACGCTTCCACAACCAATGACAGCTACTCGTGTACGCTTCATGTGTTTAGGGGTTAGGAAGGGCAGGGTAACCGTCCCTTTATCACCTCCCCAACCAGGTAGCGACTCACCGTTGAGTGTGTGTGCTAAATGGCGGCGCAGATGAGTGCAAACAAAGCGGTGCGCGCAGTAGACAGCATGTCAGCAGTCAACAGCGGCCGGTGGCGTTTTGGCAACGTTTCACTTAGGCCTTGAAGGCAGTGACTTCCGTGCGTTGATGGAGATCCGCCACCCACCATGTCCGCTTCCATGAAGGCAGGTCTCCCGCAGTTTCATGTTGTCGGCTTTACCGGCCACCGCTCGCTTCCAGCGCCTGAGGCAGTCGCCGGGGCGATTCGTTCGCTCCTTTCGGACCTCCGGGCCCAGGGGCAAGGGGAGTGGATAGCAATGGCCTCGATCGCCGCCGGCGCGGACCGGGTGTTTGTGGAGGAAAGTCTCGCCGCCGGGCTGGGTTGGGAAGCCGTCCTGCCGCTCCCCGAGATTGATTTCGAGCGGGATTTTTCGCCGGAGGAATGGCGCCTCGTAAAGACGCTTCTCAATCGCGCCGAGCTTATCGAAACCGTTCATGAGAATGGCACCCGCGAAGAGGGATACCTTTCCGCGGGGCTTCACGTTGTCAACGGATGTGACGTGTTGGTCGCGGTCTGGGATGGCCTGCCGGCGCGGGGCACAGGAGGCACCGCTGAGATTGTTGCGTACGCCCGGGCCTTGGATAAGCCGCTTGCGATCATCTCTCCGACGGATGGGGCCGTCACGTGGGAGAACAGGCAGCGGCTTGCACTCCACGATCACAACCTGGCCGAGCTCAATTCCGTAGCTTGCGACGGGGAACCACCCGCAGTTGCAGCATTCGAACGCTTGGTGGGGTTTCAAGCCAAGGTGGACCATGCCGCCACCTCGAAGGCGCCGCATTTCAGGCACCTCATCGCGGGTACAATCTGGCTGCACGTCGGGGCGACCACCCTTGCGACGCTCGCCCTTTCGCTGCACTGGCATTCTCCAGCGATTCCATGGATCAAGCTGCTCCTGTTGATTGGAGCTCTTGGTGTCGCGGTTTACCTGCGAAATCAACGCACGCATCATGAGTGGATGCGCTGCCGCCTGGCGGCTGAAATCTCACGCTCGGCGCTCGCGATCTGGGGCCTCCCGCGTTCATCGCGCTTGTTCGCTGAGTTTGATTGGGCGGGCCTCGAACCGTTGAGGCGTGCGCTTGATGTGCTTCATCGTCGCTCGGCCAAATCGCAGCGACCCGACTTTGTTCAGTTTCGAGCACGCTACATTGCGGAACGCGTGGACGGACAGTTGGCCTACTTCGCCCGACAGGAAGCCCGTGCGACGCCCTTGCTGGCGCGCCTGCGCCTGGGCTTTGCCATCAGCTCCTTTGGAGCGCTTGGCTGCACGTTGCTCTATTCGCTCAATGCCACGTTTCACTGGGAGTCGCCGGCCTGGATGGAGGATATCGTGTATCATTTTCTTCCGATTGTTCTTCCCGTGGTGGCGGCGGCCTTCATTTCGCTCATCTCGGTGAACGACCTCCATCGTCGGGTGGCTCGCTACCGCGAGATGCGGCTTCGCCTGGAAGCGGGTCGGCGTGAGCTG belongs to Opitutaceae bacterium and includes:
- a CDS encoding TonB-dependent receptor plug domain-containing protein → MRQFTWFLMIVFGLLDPIVGAAPVKFELPAQSLDKALQRFSEQAKVDVLYSQTDVATERSRAVEGVLEPAEALSRLLDGTLLEAKTGPRGGFLIKRRLKPTGGLRGQVVQPDGTPIASYRIFVQHSSQLTYTDASGQFILSDLAPGYVRLRLETGAGRDPVSEPYRVDPGQVNSLEPWVVSTEPAPFELAPMQVEDQVNRSLTYSAEALALRPRTAVGNLDLPRHEDGPLGYTIFRRDHIARSGVTNLNEYLQREMLDADGANRAPTAGSGIAAFLASSNLSLRGFDPNETVILINGRRLPEVVTSDSSPLPPDVNFVPLSMVEQVEVLPTSASSLYMGNPVGGVVNVVLRPEQEGPATEINTTYGNSLGGFDAANTSFSLLHARSLAGGKVRLRIHAGITSITPPTEAELRHHAPLTDQPADTFAASYRATPVIRTVDGSPLLASNPSSFASVGAGTGGDAGPVVLNPGVVSPEEFSGSLGRSPSIQTRDYLYGAAEKTVSWMGALVWDPVPWLQVGVDAFWSRRTLERGTDILAADLLWRATSPGNPFGQDVKVSLLESLSRLGPDYNRAQVDYGTIVGGVLVRPWRSLRLSFDAQYSRNTTRMRSLSGFGYNEERWEELLNLGKYDPLRDTRATGPSADFYNSVLIYREGTGKMVQIGDYSVLDLAVRGVLSELPAPGGEALVHAGFDYRSNHLEAQREQPRYGDGSDAGELIAWAGRTLPRYSAFAEVQAPLLPNTWRVAGIRAVETDLAVRYIAADTSRETHVAPTAALKVDFAGGFSVRGSLTYANRYPTPRMSRRISDLQPDTGSGVEYASILDPLRPGPNYFVRVLSAVDPRLRPESTVTQTAGILWQKGSKRRWRVSLDFVDTTKEDEHVFLSPQTLLYLEGLFPERVTRAPGQPADNGRPGPVTSVLTGTTNAASRESQNWNLSLSHRRESTWGGTFEVYGRWLYFHRYTRTLFPNEPAVDELDSPDGTAPGLLRHRGKAGVSWSRRESTFGLDWRYYHRRVLPEKEWALQGAREVGSHWESDVFVQQGLRAFFPRLARWNITVQLRVNNVFGREFPKYAAEQANTGVQAYGDWRGRAYSLNVKAEF
- the chrA gene encoding chromate efflux transporter — translated: MHERPSVVFLTFLRQGLISFGGPIAHLGYLRDEYVKRRGWVSDAEYADLVALCQFLPGPASSQVVFGLGLRRAGWLGAVLASLGFLLPSAILMIAFGAGAAWTTDSGWAHGLKLAAVAVVAHAVVGMAKNLLRGWLLWLLAAGVGFACLALQSPFAQVGALGVAALVAAGVRRSEIVDTVRVNLAWPTATRIAWGAWLGLLGGAFAIEALVPGTLLDLVGGMYRAGSLVFGGGHVVLPWLETLVVPEWMSRTTFMTGYGAAQAIPGPLFSFAGFVGSAAAGAWIGVACVLAIFVPAWLIVAGGLPWWERLRASAGLRSALAGVNAGVVGLLAATWLVSLAPVAARTLPDIAVATVGFVAIQWFRCPNWLLVGGCAIAGEVLSRFQ
- a CDS encoding SDR family oxidoreductase, with translation MRILFIGGTGIISTACTELAVKLGHEVFVMNRGNRGLPQGANALVADLKDPASVQTALEGRTWDAVVNFLAFGPEDVAADIARFSGRTGQYLFISSASAYQRPSRHYLVTEGTPLSNPFWEYSRQKIAAEEVLIRAHREAGFPGVVIRPSLTYSRFQVTLAVNSWAKSYTVVDRMRRGQPVIVPGDGSSLWTITHNTDFAKGLVGLLGNAQTHGHAFHITSDEVMTWDQYYLAVAKAAGVANPNLVHVASDFLAAGAPEMLGTLVGDKATSCVFDNSKIKRFVPGFECTVPYHVGIAETIAWFDADPARRQIDDAANATYDRLLGVYLKAVEEVGRTKI
- a CDS encoding FAD-dependent oxidoreductase, with protein sequence MNSPAWLETPLPFFPRLDRNLEVDLIVAGGGITGITAAYLAKKAGLTVALLERDRCVCGETARTTAHLTAATDIRLVNIKETFGLEAAKATWDAGIAAIDRIVANIRAEEIKCDFQWKPGYLIEPMIGDTAGALDEIRRETELAQALQVECELENAVPLFRCFGLRFNHQASFHPRKYLAALLKAIPGEGSHVFEHSPVESGTDDPPTVRSGQFQVQGRLLLVATHEPITGIAPVLKTLLTQTKLAPYTTYVLGAKLPPGSQKPALFWDTVDPYHYLRIDSYPEFDYAILGGADHKTGQEQDTELPYAKLAQVLRHWLPQAEIDYRWSGQVIEPVDGLPFIGENVTGQFIGTGFAGNGMTFGTLTAMMCIDRLLGRTNPWAELFEANRAKVRGGTWTYLTENLDYPYHLIRDRISKAEGHSTDQVPPGEGRILGLDGKKVAAYRDPNGELTLLSPVCTHLKCIVNWNDAEKTWDCPCHGARFKPTGEVISGPAEEKLKSMKEEGGPARSGTGDWREQGSARSGRG
- a CDS encoding Gfo/Idh/MocA family oxidoreductase, translated to MKRTRVAVIGCGSVSTQYLPHVSKCPHAELVSACDAVPGRAEKRAKEYGIPHFFDDEAAFFNGPAFDLLLNLTDMQQHGRINRRALEAGRNVWSEKPLASTYGEGRELLEFARSKGLRLWGAPAVVNSPQFAFMARAINEGKLGQVAAAHGHYGHMGPEWSAFFYEKDGGSLPDLAVYNLATLTGLLGPVKTVVAMLNTLSPKREVENRSNPVNVVAEDNAMVLMEHVNGALSHVQSGFHYYDPHGHEGKGQTKPTVSIVGNRGNMHLIGYDWSPHGVILETDDGKGPQTLCTDPKGFVWQEGGSVVAEALATGTEPLINCEHALHVLEIIEAARESQASGRRVTLKSSFKYPLVG